One Microbacterium sp. W4I20 DNA window includes the following coding sequences:
- a CDS encoding SDR family oxidoreductase → MKIDLAGRIAVVTGGGRGIGLAVARALAEEGVDIALFDLLDTVEETAASLAEEFGVRALGHRLDVTDQDATAAAFALVTERLGVPRVLLTAAGIEINEDSIDVTASNWRKVIDVNLTGTFFSAQAFGRTLLEAGQTGSAVLISSMSGSIVNVPQWAASYNSSKAAVAHLAKSLAVEWASSGIRVNSIAPGYVLTDLTRQIIERQPELEAEWVALIPQGRMATPEDVAGLVVFLASDVSSYMTAQQVTIDGGYTAI, encoded by the coding sequence ATGAAGATCGACCTCGCCGGACGCATCGCCGTCGTCACCGGAGGCGGCCGCGGAATCGGCCTCGCCGTCGCCCGCGCGCTCGCCGAAGAGGGCGTGGACATCGCACTCTTCGACCTGCTGGACACGGTGGAGGAGACCGCGGCATCCCTCGCCGAGGAGTTCGGAGTGCGCGCGCTCGGCCATCGCCTCGACGTGACGGATCAGGATGCCACGGCCGCGGCCTTCGCTCTCGTCACCGAGCGCCTCGGTGTTCCCCGGGTGCTCCTCACCGCCGCGGGCATCGAGATCAACGAGGACTCCATCGACGTCACGGCCAGCAACTGGCGCAAGGTCATCGACGTCAACCTGACCGGCACGTTCTTCTCGGCGCAGGCCTTCGGCCGCACCCTGCTCGAAGCCGGGCAGACCGGCAGCGCCGTGCTCATCTCGTCGATGTCGGGCTCGATCGTCAACGTGCCGCAGTGGGCGGCGTCGTACAACTCGTCGAAGGCCGCCGTCGCGCACCTCGCCAAGTCGCTCGCCGTCGAGTGGGCCTCGTCCGGGATCCGCGTGAACTCGATCGCGCCGGGCTACGTGCTCACCGACCTGACGCGGCAGATCATCGAGCGCCAGCCCGAGCTCGAGGCCGAATGGGTGGCGCTCATCCCGCAGGGCCGCATGGCCACGCCGGAAGACGTCGCCGGCCTCGTGGTCTTCCTGGCGTCCGACGTCTCGAGCTACATGACGGCCCAGCAGGTCACCATCGACGGCGGCTACACCGCCATCTGA
- a CDS encoding substrate-binding domain-containing protein: MNSSAFTAPSSRRIVLAAAATALLLVPLAACSGSAPEGGGGGDGDDPVAGATIAIAGPQSGDPYYVQVACGAQAAGKKLGMDVGELQAPQNQNQAQLTTIVQNVLTSAPDALIYTPADPVAGGIPVQSARGDGVTVIDVDAQLEDDELYDSFIASNHYEGAKEITTYLADLIGGEGQIAAIGSLATNPITQARIKGFEDALKEYPDIEVVSISYPEISADIIQANAASTLVKYPDLKAIYTTNYLNSTGAAVALRNADVVGDVKMVSWDAGAANVELLQEGVLQATVAQQPFAMGELAIEQIAAQLRGDEVSKTVDAPVEILTSEDVDTPEGEALWYKTECN; this comes from the coding sequence ATGAACAGCTCTGCCTTCACTGCGCCCTCTTCCCGCCGAATCGTTCTGGCCGCGGCCGCCACCGCGCTCCTGCTGGTGCCGCTCGCCGCGTGCTCCGGCTCCGCTCCCGAGGGCGGCGGGGGAGGCGACGGAGACGACCCGGTGGCCGGCGCGACGATCGCCATCGCCGGTCCGCAGTCGGGTGATCCGTACTACGTGCAGGTGGCGTGCGGCGCCCAAGCGGCCGGTAAGAAGCTCGGCATGGATGTCGGCGAGCTCCAGGCCCCGCAGAACCAGAACCAGGCGCAGTTGACCACCATCGTGCAGAACGTGCTCACGAGTGCGCCGGACGCCCTCATCTACACGCCGGCGGATCCGGTCGCCGGCGGCATCCCGGTGCAGTCCGCGCGCGGCGACGGCGTCACCGTGATCGACGTCGACGCCCAGCTCGAGGACGACGAACTCTACGACTCCTTCATCGCCTCGAACCACTACGAGGGCGCCAAGGAGATCACGACGTACCTCGCCGATCTGATCGGCGGGGAGGGGCAGATCGCGGCGATCGGCTCTCTCGCCACGAACCCGATCACCCAGGCGCGCATCAAAGGCTTCGAGGACGCGCTGAAGGAGTACCCCGACATCGAGGTGGTCTCGATCTCCTACCCCGAGATCTCCGCCGACATCATCCAGGCGAATGCCGCATCGACCCTCGTGAAGTACCCGGACCTGAAGGCGATCTACACGACCAACTACCTCAACTCGACGGGAGCCGCCGTGGCGCTCCGCAACGCCGACGTGGTGGGCGACGTGAAGATGGTCAGCTGGGATGCCGGCGCGGCCAACGTCGAACTGCTGCAGGAGGGTGTGCTGCAGGCCACGGTCGCGCAGCAGCCGTTCGCGATGGGAGAGCTGGCGATCGAGCAGATCGCCGCACAGCTCCGCGGCGACGAGGTCTCGAAGACCGTGGATGCGCCCGTCGAGATCCTCACCAGCGAGGACGTCGACACCCCGGAGGGCGAGGCCCTCTGGTACAAGACCGAGTGCAACTGA
- a CDS encoding sugar phosphate isomerase/epimerase family protein codes for MILCCSTPMIPGDSLTAQAELLRDWGYDAIAVFQPREEWNREVHAELVALESRTGVRPVEFVLTGDIYGHAMSEDADLRAQCRDMYREAADVCAELGLVTEIEFEYGPQDPMPLFEPYQQLTPAQDEEFTAFYRELLDRVAGSDAAILLEPLNRYESRYLNSVADNLAVVTRVAHPNAGLLPDTFHMSIEESSIPDALRAAGDQVRHVHLGDNNRLLPGHGALDWDGIFGALRDIDYRGAINLECSTSGDSATTLPQTAARLRALIGA; via the coding sequence ATGATCCTCTGCTGTTCCACCCCGATGATCCCCGGAGACTCGCTGACCGCCCAGGCGGAACTGCTGCGCGACTGGGGCTATGACGCGATCGCCGTGTTCCAGCCGCGTGAGGAGTGGAATCGCGAGGTGCACGCCGAGCTCGTCGCGCTCGAGTCGCGCACCGGTGTGCGTCCGGTCGAGTTCGTGCTCACGGGTGACATCTACGGTCACGCGATGTCGGAGGATGCCGACCTGCGGGCGCAGTGCCGCGACATGTACCGCGAGGCGGCCGACGTGTGCGCGGAGCTCGGACTCGTGACCGAGATCGAGTTCGAGTACGGTCCGCAGGATCCGATGCCGCTGTTCGAGCCGTACCAGCAGCTCACCCCGGCGCAGGACGAGGAGTTCACGGCGTTCTACCGCGAGCTGCTCGACCGGGTCGCGGGCTCCGATGCCGCGATCCTGCTCGAACCGCTCAACCGCTACGAGAGCCGCTATCTCAACTCGGTGGCCGACAACCTTGCCGTCGTCACGCGCGTGGCGCACCCGAACGCGGGTCTGCTGCCCGACACGTTCCACATGTCGATCGAGGAATCGAGCATCCCCGACGCTCTCCGCGCTGCGGGTGACCAGGTGCGTCACGTGCACCTCGGCGACAACAACCGGCTGCTCCCGGGACACGGTGCGCTCGATTGGGACGGGATTTTCGGCGCGCTCCGCGACATCGACTACCGGGGTGCGATCAACCTCGAATGCTCGACCAGCGGCGACTCGGCGACCACCCTGCCGCAGACCGCCGCCCGTCTGCGCGCCCTCATCGGCGCCTGA
- a CDS encoding ATP-binding cassette domain-containing protein produces the protein MDSETSRTTGGATTSSRPTDTALSTRGIRVSYGHVQALRGADFDCRAGEVTALIGDNGAGKSTLVKVLSGALAPDDGEVFVGGEPFRAHQPTDAQAAGIETVWQDLALAPDMGPVANMFLGRETRRKGPLGALGFLDNKSMAAVAQREFAQLGVTADPRRGSVSDMSGGQRQGVAVARAVSWARTVVLLDEPTAALGVVQTKGVLDMVKRVADRGLAVVLISHNMSDVLAVADRVEVLRLGQRVASYTRAEASLELLVSTMTGGTALPDPDSTDTAGGTR, from the coding sequence ATGGATTCCGAGACCTCCCGCACCACCGGCGGAGCGACGACCTCGTCGCGTCCGACCGACACCGCACTGAGCACGCGCGGCATCCGCGTCTCGTACGGGCACGTCCAGGCGCTCCGCGGCGCCGACTTCGACTGCCGCGCCGGCGAGGTGACCGCGCTGATCGGCGACAACGGCGCCGGCAAGTCGACGCTCGTGAAGGTGCTGTCCGGCGCTCTCGCGCCCGACGACGGCGAGGTCTTCGTCGGAGGCGAGCCGTTCCGCGCCCACCAGCCGACCGACGCTCAGGCGGCGGGCATCGAGACCGTCTGGCAAGATCTCGCACTCGCCCCCGACATGGGGCCGGTCGCGAACATGTTCCTCGGGCGGGAGACGCGGCGCAAGGGACCGCTGGGTGCCCTCGGTTTCCTCGACAACAAGTCGATGGCGGCGGTCGCGCAGCGCGAGTTCGCGCAGCTCGGCGTGACCGCCGACCCTCGGCGCGGCTCCGTGAGCGACATGTCCGGCGGGCAGCGCCAGGGCGTGGCCGTCGCGCGGGCGGTGAGCTGGGCACGCACCGTCGTGCTGCTCGACGAGCCGACCGCCGCGCTCGGCGTCGTGCAGACCAAGGGCGTGCTCGACATGGTCAAGCGCGTCGCCGATCGCGGCCTCGCGGTCGTGCTCATCAGCCACAACATGTCGGACGTGCTGGCCGTCGCCGACCGCGTCGAGGTGCTGCGCCTGGGGCAGCGCGTCGCGAGCTACACGCGGGCCGAGGCTTCGCTCGAACTGCTCGTCTCCACCATGACCGGCGGCACCGCCCTGCCGGATCCCGACTCCACCGACACCGCCGGAGGAACACGATGA
- a CDS encoding ABC transporter permease, translating to MTSLDTLGAPVLAPEPLTWRQRMERAWQHPLFVVTCALILLVVVFAIVNGQPFLSPANVRNMFLAGSIMLILAVGVTYVIITAGFDLSVGSVLVFSGVISMIVMREVGGDGWTTALIGLAVAVVCGLGLGWINGLLVAYAELNPIIVTLGMFGAALGLAQVATGGQDLSGMPVSMSQFGVGRILGVPWVVVIAALVAVIAAIALHSTVFGRHTYAIGSNKEAAVRAGIPVRRHLAVIYGLSGLLAGLAGWLSLSIYGTTNISGHSLDALTAATAAILGGASLFGGVGTIAGTALGNAIPVVLASGLVIAGLQSFWQQVVTGAVLVGALYLDRLRRIRSLKRSSSAPS from the coding sequence ATGACCTCTCTCGACACGCTGGGCGCACCCGTCCTCGCCCCCGAACCCCTCACCTGGCGACAGCGCATGGAGCGCGCGTGGCAGCATCCGCTCTTCGTCGTCACGTGCGCACTCATCCTGCTGGTCGTGGTGTTCGCGATCGTCAACGGGCAGCCGTTCCTGTCGCCCGCGAACGTGCGCAACATGTTCCTCGCCGGCTCCATCATGCTGATCCTCGCCGTGGGCGTGACCTACGTGATCATCACGGCCGGATTCGACCTCTCGGTCGGATCCGTGCTGGTCTTCTCCGGCGTCATCAGCATGATCGTCATGCGGGAGGTGGGCGGAGACGGCTGGACGACGGCCCTCATCGGCCTCGCCGTCGCCGTCGTCTGCGGCCTCGGCCTCGGCTGGATCAACGGACTGCTCGTCGCCTATGCCGAGCTCAACCCGATCATCGTCACGCTCGGCATGTTCGGTGCGGCGCTGGGTCTCGCGCAGGTCGCGACCGGGGGACAGGACCTCAGCGGGATGCCGGTCTCGATGTCGCAGTTCGGCGTCGGGCGCATCCTCGGCGTGCCGTGGGTCGTGGTGATCGCCGCCCTCGTGGCCGTCATCGCCGCGATCGCGCTGCACTCCACGGTGTTCGGCCGGCACACCTACGCGATCGGCTCGAACAAGGAGGCGGCCGTGCGCGCCGGCATCCCGGTACGACGTCACCTCGCCGTCATCTACGGCCTCTCGGGGCTGCTCGCCGGTCTCGCCGGTTGGCTGTCGCTCTCGATCTACGGCACGACGAACATCTCGGGCCACTCGCTCGACGCGCTGACCGCGGCGACCGCCGCGATCCTCGGCGGCGCGAGCCTGTTCGGCGGCGTCGGCACGATCGCCGGCACCGCGCTCGGCAACGCGATCCCGGTCGTGCTCGCCAGTGGTCTCGTGATCGCCGGCCTTCAGAGCTTCTGGCAGCAGGTCGTCACCGGGGCCGTGCTCGTCGGCGCTCTCTACCTCGACCGACTGCGCCGCATCCGCAGCCTCAAGCGATCGAGCTCGGCGCCCAGCTGA